Genomic DNA from Rhodothermus bifroesti:
CTACAGAGATGGAAGAGAAGATCAGGCGGGCACGGGAATACTATAGCGCCCAAAGGATGGTAAAGGATTATGTGGCCCTCTATCAGGCAGTTGTGGGCGACTGAAGGACCTATGGGTGCAGAAGAATCCTCTGTACGAGCCCGTTGGCTTGGTCAAATTCCTGCATACATCCTATCCCATGGTGTCGCCTTTCTTACGGGGTTGGTGAGTATAGCTATTTTGCCTCGCATTCTAGGGCCTGAGCAATACGGAGCCTACGCCCTGATTATGGCCACGGCTAATATGGCAGCTTCCCTGTTTGGGGAGTGGCTGGTTCCTTCTGGCATTCGCCTATCTTCCGAAGTCCCACACGGGTTCATTTGGAATACCCTGGGTTGGATGGCCGTTTTCTCAAGTATCCTTGGGGGCGTAGCGGTGGGTGCCTTGCTCAGCGGCCAGCAGCTGTCCCCGCACGTGGGTCTCTGGGCCTCCTTGTTTGCAGTGGCTATGATCTTATCCAAAGCGAGCATGGCATACATTCGCACGACTCTTGACCGACGGCTCATCGCGGGATACACCTTCGTTAGTAGCTTGGGTTCGCTCCTTTTAAGTCTTTCTCTTTTCTTAGTCGGTAGGCATTTGACCTGGCTGATTGTTGGCTTAAGCATCGCTCCATGGTCCTTATTCCTCATTTACAGCTTTAAATTCAGGTGGTTTCTAACGCAGCCCAGACTAGACCTTGTGCAGAGTGTTTTGCGTTTTGGACTACCTATTGCGATCACTTCCATTGGAGGTCAGATTCTCCAAGTCGCAGACCGTTACATGCTCGCGCTTTTTAAGACCCATGCAGATGTGGGAATTTACAACGCTACCTACAATCTTTCCGATAAGTTCTTGGGACTCTGCTTTTCTGTACTGTTCTCAAGTATGTATCCTGTTGCATCACATGCATGGGCGCGGGGGAATCGAGCAGATGCTGAAAGCTTACTCGTAAACCTTTTCAGATTCATGACGATAGTCGCAGGAGCTTTTGCCTGGTTTCAGGCGGCGTCAGGTGTTTCTTTCATTAGGCTGTTGGCTGGCGAAGCGTTTCGCCCGCCTTCATTGGTGCCGGTCCTCGTGGCCCTGGGAAGTTGGATTTGGTTCACGGGTATTCTCCAACATCAGCCCCTTGAGTGGGATAAACGCACTCTTTGGGTGACAGCAATGACCCTTTTTACTGCCATTTTGAACTTGGCTTTGAACTGGATTCTAATACCTTCATTGGGGGTGATTGGAGCTGCAATAGCAACTTTAGTCTCGTATTCAGCTTATTTGTTAGTATGTACATTTGTTACAAAGCATTATGGATATTACGCACGTGTGTGGGAGGTTTGGGTTATTTTAGGAACCAGTCTTGGTGCGTTCCTCCTATGGTATCGATTTCAAGGGAACGCGGGCCTTTTGCAGGGCACGCTGGCTGCTTTGGTTTATGTTGGTTTAGGTCTTGGCTCCAGGTTACTTCTTAAAATCAAGAAGGGAGCTCAATAATGAGAGTCCTTATGCTAACTGACTTTCCCTCCACACTGTTGCGGAGTGCCGAGGGCGAGGAATTATGGAGGAAGCACTTCTTACCTACCCCTGTGTTGAACCTGCTAGAAAGCCTTTCTCGCATTTCTGAGTTGGAGGTTTCAGTGCTATCCTTCAGCCGTAGTGGAACTGCAGCTGGGACGCTGTGGGGACGTATCCATGTGGAGATGCTTCAGGTTCCAAGGGGAAGTGGGCTCAGTACGCTTTACCTTCTTCGTAGGCCGTCAGTTCTAAGGGCGGTGGAACGCCTTCGCCCGGATATCGTGCATGGCCAGGGGATCGAAGCTGGATATGCTTGGTTAGCTACGCTTCAACCATGTCCGCACCTTCTGACTTTCCATGGCGTCTACGGTGTAACAGCATATCTGAAACCTCGAGGCATATGGCAGCATCTTGGGCACGTACTCCAGCGCGTGACGCTGCGAAGGGCACGGCACATAGTTGCGATTTCTCATTACTTGGAGGACTGGTTTCGTCAAAGCACGCGGGCAAGTGTCTACTTTATTCCGAATGCGGTTAACAATCGTTTTTATCAGGTAAAGTCTACCGGAAAGGCTGAGTTTGACCTACTTTACGTGGGGCGTATCACGGAGTCTAAGGGACTTCTGGAGGCAATTAAGGTAGTAGCCAGGTTGGAAAAGAAAGGGGGAAGGGGATTGAAGATGGCTGTGGTGGGAAGAGCGAGTGATATGGGAGGCGAAGATTACCTGAAGCGGTGTCGCCAGCAGGCAGAGGCACTGGAGCGCTCAAAGGTGTTTTTTTTAGGAGCCGTACCTAATGATAAATTACCCGAGATACTTTCTGTATCAAAACTGCTGGTTCTTCCAAGTCAAGGAGAAAACTTTAGCATGGTGGCTGCCGAGGCGAGTGCGGCGGGGGTGCCAGTGGTTGCTTATCGCGTGGGCGGTTTGCCTACCGTAGTGGAACACGGTGAAACTGGTCTTCTGGTGCCTCCAGGCGATATTCAGTCCTTGAGCAGTGCTGTAGAAGAACTGATCGGGGATGAGAGGCTGCGCCTGCGTTTCGCTAGAGCTACCAGGGAACGAGCGATGAGTTGGCACCAGGATACGGTGGCGCGACGCACTGCCGAGCTTTATGGTAAGATTATTGCTAAGGAGACGTCATGGCGTTAATTAGTGTGCTCACACCGAGCCTGAACTATGGTCGATTCCTGGAAGATGCTATTTTGAGTGTCCGGTTCCAGGAGGGAGTGGACGTCGAGCATGTTGTTCAGGACGGGGGCTCGACGGATGGCACCCAAGAATTGCTGAAGAGGTATTCATGGGTGCAGTGGGATAGCAGTCCTGATAAAGGACAGTCAGACGCGCTCAACAAAGCCTTGCGACGTGCGCGGGGCGATTGGATCGCGTGGTTAAATGCGGACGAGTTTTTTCTCCCTGGCGCGCTTTCTCATTTACTGAGCCAAGCTATAGCTTCAGGCGCAGACGTGGTTTACGGAGATTGCCTCTTTGTCGATGAAAAGGGACAGTTCTTGAGGTTGCGTACTGCACATACCTTTAGTCAATTCGTGCTGTGGCATTACGGGCCGTTTATTCCCTCCTGCGCTGTTTTAATAAGGAGAGAGTTGCTTGGGATAGATCCATGGCACGTTGATGTTGACCGCGTCATGGATTGGCAGCTTTACTTGGACCTTGCCCTGAAAAAAGCCAAGTTTGTGTGGACACCATGTCCAATAGGCGTTTTCAGGGTACACGCTGCGCAGATTACTGCTCAAGACTGGAGGCGTTTTGCTCGTTCTTACCGCCTTTTGACAGAGCGTTACAGAGCGAGGCCAAGTCGGTTGCACTTTGAGTATGGGCGGCTTTGGCACCGCATCTTGAAGTTGAAGGATGGATGCTATCTGAGTGAGTTCCGCGCGCTGAACTTTCGTGGTCGAAGCTTCCGTTGGTTTAAGGGAGAACAACAGGCAAGCAATTTCTTGGAGTTTCTCAGAGCGTGCTACGGGTCCGAAAAAGAGGCTTAAGGGTGGGAGTCCAGGAGGTCTGCGGCATAAGGCGAATACTCGTCCTCCACAACCGCTACCAGCAGCCTGGCGGTGAGGACGCGGTCTTTGAGGCCGAGAAAGCTCTGCTGGAAAGTAAAGGACACGAAGTCATTCCCTGCGCACTCCATAACCGAGCCTTAGAAAGCATGCCCCGTAGGCGTCAGGCAGCGGTGACGGTTTGGAATGGAGAGGCCTACCAAAACTTCCGGGCGCTCATCCGAGAAAAGCGTCCCCAAGTAGTACATATCCATAATACTTTCCCCTTGGCTTCCCCTGCGGTCATTCATGCTGCCAAAGCCGAAAAGCTCCCCGTAGTCATGACCCTTCACAACTACCGCCTTCTCTGTGTAAACGCTCTCTTCTTTCGCCAGGGGCGGGTGTGTGAGGACTGCCTTGGGCACCTACCCTGGCGGGGGGTGGTGCACGGGTGCTATCGGGATAGCCGCGCAGCCAGTGCGGTGGTGGCGGGCATGTTGACTTTCCACCGATTGCTGGGCACCTGGGACATGGTGGATCGCTACATCGTCCTTACAGAGTTCTCGCGACAGAAGTTCATTCGGGCTGGATTCCCACCGGAGAAGCTGGTAGTGAAGCCTAACTTTGTTCACCCAGACCCTGGAGTAGGTGCCGGGAAGGGCGGGTATGCCCTCTTCGTGGGGCGGCTTTCGCCGGAGAAGGGGGTGGGAACCCTCCTAAAGGCCTGGGAAAGCTTGGGAGGAAGGGTGCCCCTTAAAATCGTGGGCGATGGCCCCTTAGCCCAGGAGGTGAGCCTGACAACCCAAAGGATACAGGGGGTGGAATGGCTGGGGCGCAAAGACCTGGAGGAAGTCTACGCCCTGATGGGGGATGCGGCCTTTTTGGTTTTCCCCTCGGAGTGGTACGAGGGGTTCCCTAGGGTGATAGCCGAGGCCTTCGCGAAAGGGTTGCCGATCTTGGTGACAGCCGTTGGCTCCCAGGGTAGCATCATTGACGATGGCCGTACCGGCCTCCTCTTCTGCCCTGGCGATCCCGAGGACCTGGCCGCCAAGGTGGAATGGCTTCTGGCCCATCCTAGGGACCTTGCCCGCATGCGGCAGGAGGCCCGGGCGGAGTACGAGGCCAAGTATACGGCGGAGCGGAACTATCAGATGCTCATGGAGATCTACCAGCAGGCGATTGATAACCATCGCAAGGGCAGATAGGGATGCCACAGGTCCAGCACCGCTACATCTTAGGCATGCGTGTGGATGCCACTAGCTATGCGTGGGCTACAAAGCAAATTATAGACTGGGCAGAGGCAAGGGAAAGTCGGTATGTATGCGCGGCGAATGTGCATATGGTAATGGAAGCGTACGACAGTCCCGACTTTCGGGCTATTGTGAATGCCGCGGATTTGGTAACACCCGACGGCATGCCACTGGTCTGGACGCTTCGCCGCATGGGGATCCCTAAGCAGGAGCGTGTCTATGGTCCCACACTAACGCTCTGGGTAGCGCAAGAAGCTGCGCGTTGTGGTATTCCCGTAGGGTTCTATGGCGGGCATCCAGAGGCGACACAGGGGATTTCGGAAAATCTTTCCCGTCGATTTTCTGGCTTGCAGGTATCTTATTGCTACAGTCCACCCTTTCGACCACTCACTCCCGAAGAAGATAAGAAGGTGGTTGAGGCTATTAATGCTTCGGGTACACGGATTCTATTCGTCGGCTTGGGATGCCCAAAACAGGAATATTGGATGGCAGCGCATAAAGGACAGATTCAGGCTGTTATGGTGGGGGTTGGTGCTGCTTTTGATTTTCATGCGGGGAGGATACGCCAAGCGCCTTTTTGGCTGCAACAGATGGGTCTAGAATGGTTCTTCCGCCTGCTAATGGAGCCGCGCCGGCTCTGGCGGCGATATGTTCGGCATAATCCTCGCTTCGTAGTACTCGTCGGACGACAATTATTAAAGCAAAAAGGGCACGCTCTATGAAAAAGGCACTAATTACGGGAATTACCGGCCAAGATGGATCTTATCTCACAGAGTTTCTGCTGGAGCAAGGCTATGAAGTACATGGTATTATCCGCCGCACTTCAACCTTTAATACCGATCGCATCGACCACCTCTATCGCGATCCTCATGATCCAGAGGCGCGACTTTTCCTTCATTACGGCGACCTTGCAGATGGTACTGGGCTGCGTCATATTCTAGAACGCGTTCAACCGGATGAGATTTATAACCTAGGAGCCCAATCCCACGTGAAAGTTTCTTTTGAACAACCTGAGTATACGGCTGATATTGTAGCGACAGGAACTTTACGCCTCCTAGAAGCCGTCAGAGACTTTGTGCGCAGCAGCGGAAAAGCGGTGCGTTTTTATCAAGCTGGCTCATCAGAAATGTTTGGGGCTGCTCCTCCTCCACAAAATGAAAAAACGCCTTTTTATCCTCGCAGTCCTTATGCTGCAGCTAAGGTGGCAGCTTACTGGTACGCGGTAAACTATCGAGAAGCCTATGGTTTGTTTATCTGCAACGGTATCCTGTTTAACCACGAGTCGCCACGGCGAGGTGAGACGTTCGTCACGCGTAAAATCACGCGAGCAGCTGGGCGTATCAAAGTAGGTCTACAAGATCGGCTCTTTTTAGGTAATCTAGAGGCGCGACGCGATTGGGGCTTTGCCGGTGACTATGTGGAAGCTATGTGGTTGATGCTCCAGCAGGATGAGCCCGATGACTATGTCGTTGCCACAGGTGAGTCGCATTCGGTACGAGAGTTTCTGGAATTAGCATTCGATATGCTTGATCTGGACTGGAAAAAACACGTGACGATTGACCCTCGTTACTTTCGCCCAACTGAGGTGGACTATTTGCTAGGAGATGCCACAAAAGCCCGAGAAAAATTAGGCTGGCGTCCAAAGGTTGGCTTTAGGGAACTGGTGCGGATGATGGTTGAGCATGACTTGGAATTGGCGCGCCAAGAACGCACTTTAAAAGATGCTGGCCATGTAATTGCTTTGCGAGGTATGCTCAATGACTAAGGACAGCAAAATCTTCATCGCTGGCCATCGGGGGCTGGTGGGATCGGCTATTGTGCGCAAGCTCCAGGCAGCAGGCTACACGCATCTCATTACGCGCACGCGCAATGAACTGGACTTGCGCAACCAAGCAGCCGTAGAGCGCTTCTTTGCCGAAACGCAGCCAACGTACGTCTTTTTGGCCGCAGCCCGGGTCGGCGGCATCTTGGCCAACAGTACCTATCCAGCCGACTTCATTCGCGATAATCTGCAAATCCAAACCAACGTGATCGATGCCGCCTATCGCTTCGGCGTAAAGAAGCTGCTTTTTCTGGGCTCCTCTTGCATCTATCCCAAACATGCTCCACAACCGATGAAAGAAGAATATCTCCTCACAGGAGCCCTCGAACCTACCAACGAATGGTACGCAGTAGCCAAAATCGCGGGCTTGAAGCTCTGCCAGGCCTACCGACGCCAGTATGGCTTTAATGCCATTTGCCTTATGCCTACTAACCTGTACGGACCAGGAGATAACTTCGACCTGGAAACCTCACATGTGCTGCCTGCCCTTATTCGCAAGTTTCATGAAGCTAAAACGCAAGGAGCAAAACAGGTCGTGGTCTGGGGTACCGGTACGCCCCGCCGAGAATTCCTGCATGTAGACGACCTGGCCGACGCCTGCCTCTTTCTGATGCAGCATTACAACGACGAAGACATCATCAACGTGGGCACGGGCAAGGATATCAGCATCCGAGAACTGGCCGAGCTTATTGCAGAAATCACCGGGTTCTCGGGGGAAATCGTCTTTGACACCTCAAAGCCGGATGGAACCCCACGTAAATTGCTGGACGTATCGCGCCTTTGGGCCATGGGCTGGCGACCAAAAATCGGCCTGCGCGAAGGCATCGAAGAAACTTACCACTGGTATGTGACGCATTACGCCGAAAAGGCAATGCACGTCTAAAAAGCGATCAAAGACGCTCATGGTTTGGCGCTGCGTGCAATGCAGCAGCCTTCACCTGTAGGAAAGCAATCCGGGATAAAAAGGCACTTAACAGCTATACCCCTCTGGAGGCGTTGCAGAAAGATAGGCCTCCAGAGAGCTCTTTAACAGACTTGATTGCCCAGGATAGCTACGTAGGCACGTTTTGCACAACCGTGTGCAAAGTCTGATGGCTTTAAAGAAAACACAGAAAAATAGTAAACGGTTTAGTACACGAATTATAGCTATACAACCCCTCGAAAAGCGCCTATTCCAGGAGAATTCTAGAAAAAAAAAGCCATTAAAAACGTAGTTTTAAATTATTAAACTAAACTTGATGCCAGCTTATTAAAGAAGATTTTGTGAACTGGCATTGATGTTGTCCAAAGCGCAAACAGGTCAAAGTTTGGCCTTTTTTTTGTTCTCAGGGCCAGCGCCTGTGCGTCGGTCTTTCTTTTCCGATGGGTTGTGCAGGTTGTGCCCTAGGGGAAAAAGGGGGGCTTCAGGGTACTGTGAGCATTAACACCAAAGAGACTACGCCGATGCCTTTCTGGTTAGAAGCCGTCAGAGAAGAGGATCGCAGTTTGGGAGAAAACGAATCGTTGCTGCAAGCAGGGATCGTCTGGGATGCGCGTGAACAGCAAAAAAGCGGAAGGCTTTTCCTCCATGTAGGACGTAAGCGCGCTTGGGATTATCACCGTCGTCGTTTAGAAAATGCAGCCGTTATTGCTTTAGCGGAAGGGTTGGTCCTATCTGCGGCCCTGTTGCTGGCCCATGCGCTTGAGCTCTGGCTCAACAAAAGTGCGCTCTTTCCGCGATGGGCTTGGGGGATGCCCGTGCTTTGGTGGTTTGTGGCCTTGGCGCTACGCTTGTTGCCTGGATGGGGATTAGGGGCAGCCGAAGAGCTGCGGCGCCTGGTGATGAGTTTGGCTATGCTGTTTATGAGCATCATGGTTTTTCTGTTTTTGGCGCGAAGGTCGACGAGCAGTGCCCGCTTTTTGCTCAGCGTAGGTGGGGTGTTAGCTATCGTGCTGGTACCTATGGCCCGCTACCTTGCTCGAAGCGTGCTGATCCGCTTTAAAAGGTGGGGAGTAGCTACTGTGATCTATGGGGGCAACGGAATGGTTGAGCGGGTAATTTATGCCTTGCAGAAGGAGCCCCAGCTAGGCTATGTCCCGGTAGGTATTTTTCACCTTGACCAAGGGCTATGGGGGAGCAAAATCAAAAACATCCCTGTATTGGGTGGCGTGGATGCCAATACCGCTGAGGCCCCTATAGCTGTTGTGGCCTTACCGGGACTACCGGTTAGCCGCCTGAGCATGCTGCTAGACGGTCCGCTAGCTATCTATAAGCAAGTGGTGCTCATCCCTGAGCTGGTAGGGGTCCCTTCGCTCTGGGTGCGCGCATCGAACATTGGGGGAACGCTGGCGCTGGAGCTTACCTCGAACCTGCTGGATCCCTTAGCTCAAGGACTTAAACGCCTGATGGACGTGGTGCTGCTCCTATCTACGCTACCGATCTGGCTTCCCCTTATAGGGATCATTGCCCTGCTGGTGTGGCTAGAAGACCGTAAGGCGCCATTCTTTACGCAAGAACGCATTGGGTTAGAAGGGCGGAAGTTTCGCGTGATCAAGTTTCGCACCATGGTGCCCAATGCCGAAGCCGTGCTCCAACACTATTTAAACAACAATCCCCAAGCTCGGGCGGAATGGATGGCAACTTTTAAGCTCAAAAATGATCCCCGCATTACCCGTATCGGACGCTGGCTCCGCAGGCTATCGCTTGACGAGCTGCCACAACTCTTTAATGTGCTTAAGGGAGACATGTCACTGGTAGGGCCGCGGCCGCTTCCGGCTTATCACCACCACGAACTCCCGCCCCAGGTGCAGCGCTTGCGCCTGCGCGTGCGCCCCGGTGTAACAGGGCTCTGGCAGGTTAGTGGTCGTAGCGATACCGGAAACGAAGGCATGGCACGCTGGGATAGCTTCTACGTACGTAACTGGTCGATCTGGCTGGATCTGGTTATCTTAATGCGAACTATCCCCGCAGTTTTAAGAGGACATGGGGCTTATTAATCGGCTAGGCATAGGAATCCTGCTGATCGGTGTTGGCTGCCTGCCGGCAAAAGGACAAGCGATTTCTTGGGAGATGGCAGCAGCGACAGGGCTGATTACGTCTGGCGGGGGTGCACTGCCGCTTTGGTTGCATGCCAACTCATGGGGTAGCGTAGACCCCGCAGGCACCAACGGCTATCTCCAACTCGAGAGCAGCTTTCAGGATAGCCTGCGCAGCAGCTGGTCCTGGGAAGTCGGTGCTCAACTTGTGGGGCGGATTTCACCACATCGGACGCTCTTTTTTCCCGTGTTGTATGCCAGATTTACCGGACCTTTCGTGCGCCTTCAGGTAGGGCGTTATGCCTACGAGATTGGGGAAACGGCTGGAAGCTTGTCAATGGGTTCGCTCGGCACCGGAAGCAATGCTACCCCAATGCCTAAAGTGGCCGTAGAGACACCAGGTTTTCTTGCCGTCCCCGGGACACGCGGCCTGTTGCAGATCCGCGCCTATCTAGCGCATGGCTGGTTCGACGACCCCCGCCATACCCGTCGACCTTACCTACATGAGAAGTTTCTTTATGGGCGACTAGACGCAGGCATTTGGCAGCTTTACGGAGGTCTTGTGCACAGTGCCCAGTGGGGCGGTATTTCACCAATTTACGGACGCCAACCCCAAGGAATCGACGACTGGTGGCGCATCTTCTGGGGTATGAGTGGGGCACCCGATGCCCCGCCCGCCGACCAGATTTACTACCAGGGTAATCACCTGGGCATTTGGGATGTAGGAGCAAAAGGACGCCTCGGCGCCTTTGCACTACACGTCTACCGGCACTTTATCTTTGAGGACAAAGATGGGCTGAAGCTCAAAAATCCAGGCGATGGGCTATTGGGGGTAGTGCTGACCATGCCTTGGCTGCCCCTCCATCAGCTGGTATACGAGTATCTCTATACTAAGCGCCAAAGCGGTCCGATACCCCCAGGTCCAGGGCGTGGAGGTCCAGGAGGGCAAGACAATTATTATAATCATTGGCTATACCGGTCGGGATGGACCTATTACGGTCGTACCCTTAGTAATCCGCTCTTTTTCCCTCACCCCAACGGGCAAATCCTCAACATGAATCGCATTGCAAACAACCGAATTGTGGCTCATCACGTAGCTCTGGAAGGGCAGTTTGCGAAGGTTGTAGGGTATGTTTGCAAGGTAACCTACTCGCGCAACTACGGTACCTATCGGGATCGGGATGCGGCGCGAGCAGCAGGTCAGACCTACTTCTACGAGAAAGGGCCTCGGCAGTGGAGCTGGTATGCTGCGCTATGGTGGACCCTAAGGCCCCAGCTAACCCTGCAGCTAGCCGTAGCACACGACCAAGGCCAGGTCTATCCAAGAAGTACAGGCGCGCAATTGGCCCTGCGTCGACAGCTGCATTGATTGTGGCCTAGACGATCAAGCGCGAAGACGCGGTGACGATCCCCTAGCGTTTCAGCGAGACTTCTGTTTTTGGATATGCTGAACTTTGACGAGGGAAGCTCTCGGTGCAGTTGGATAATTCCTTCAGTGCCAATTAACTGGGCAGCAGGCGTGCGGTAATTGCATCGCAGACGTGCTTGCCTTTACGGCTTAGGCGTAGGGTGCCATTTCGGATAGGTTCGATCAGCCCTTCGGCCTCCAAAGCCGCCAAGTCATCGAGCTTTTCGCTGAGCAGGTCGACGCCGTAGCGCTCGGCGTAGTCGTCTAAGTTCAGCCCTTCTGCTGTGCGCAGCCGCAACAAGAGGTATTCTTCAGCCAGTTGATCGTAGGAAAGACCTTCTCGGAATTCCAAGGGTAAATGGTGCTGCGCCAGCAAAGCTTCGTAGCGACGCAAGTTGCGCACGTTAGCCCAGCGGTAAGCCCCCGGCTCAGGGAGGGCACCCCACCAGAAAGAATGCGCTGAAGGGCCAAAACCGATGTAGTTGGCATGCTGCCAATAGGCCTGATTGTGCTGGGAGCGATAGCCCGGGCGTGCAAAGTTAGAGATTTCGTAGTGCTCGTAGCCTCGGTCTGTCAGATAGTCCATGGCAAAGTCGTAGCAGGCGGTGTAGGTGGCCTCGTCGGCAGGTCGCGTGAGGCCGCGTGCCACCTGTTTGGCTAAGATGGTTCCAGGCTCAATGGTTAAGCTATACGTGGAAAGGTGCGGTATGCCACGGTCAGCCACCTTTTGTAGGTTGGCCATCCAGTACTCAATGGGTTGATCGGGCAAGCCAAAGATCAAATCAACGTTGAGGTTCTCGAATCCCGCCCGAAGCGCATTGGTGATAGCTGCTTCGGCCTGATCGGCCGTGTGCGCCCGGTGCATAAAGCGTAAATCGGCTTCGTAGAACGACTGCACCCCAATCGACAGCCGGTTAATGCCTAAATGGCGTAGCCCCCGCAGATAGTCAAGCGTGGCATCTTCGGGGTTGACCTCGAAGGTCACTTCGGTTACCTCGGACAGATCAAAATGCCGGTAGAGCGCCTCCAAAATGCGGGCCACCTCTTCTAGCGCTAGGCGCGAAGGCGTACCCCCACCAAAGTAAAGCGTAGTGACCGGTTCGATCTTGCCGTAAAGCTGACCGTAGTATTCAATTTCGATGCAGAGCGACTGCACAAAGCTGCCGTAGAGCCGCTGCCCAGTGACAAAGTAAAAGTCGCAGTAGCTGCAGCGCTGCCGGCAAAACGGGACGTGTACGTAAAGGCTGGCCATGGATAAACAGCAGGTCGTTGGCAATAAAATAACATGCGCTTGCCGTGGATTTAACCATACATGGTTTTTACATAATGCGTCTACCCCTAAAGGATCGCTTCGGTGCGTGATCCTTTGAGGCAAGAGGGGGCTTTTTTTAGCGATTAATGCCATAGCATTCGTTTTAGGGATCTGTTTGGCGTAAATTTCCTCGAGCGGTAAAGTATCGCTTGCCTACGCGCAGCTTTGCGTGAGAACTTGTGGTAGCGTGGGCTTCAAACCCCAAAGCGCCGTGCTCGACTTTGCTCAATTGCAGCAGCAGCTGCAGGATTTCGCCGCCTACCAATGGCGGCAGCGGAATGTACTGCAGGAGAAGCTGCGCGCAGCTTTGGAGGCCTGGGCAGCAGCCCCCGAAGCTGAGGCGCTCGACGAGCAAGTGAAGGACGTGCGGCCTAGCTGGCTAGTAGCACAGCTGCTCGGTACGCGGCTGCAGGAATGCAGGGACGCTCCGGAGCGTCCTGCTACCGTGACCGTGGTGGCTGCCGATGGCTCGCAGATTTTCCCTGATCGGCATGTAGAGCCCCCGTGCTTTTTGCTCAACGTAGGACGGGTAGCTTTTCAACTAGGTACGCTCGAGCCCCCACGGATGGAATCGGTGCCGCGCTTTTACTATCGCCAAGAAGACTTGCGCGATTTTCTCGATGATCGGTTTGAGGCCATTACGGTCGAAGTCGTTTCAGCGCTGCGCGACGAGTATGAACTGGAGGCCCTGCTGGAGCTAGCGACGGAGGCGCGTCGGGCAGGACGTCCGCTGGTAGCCTTGCTCGACGGCACGCTGATTCGGTGGATGATTCGCCGCTTGCATCAGCGGGAGCTGGAAGAGCGGCTTATTCAGCGCTACGCGGAGCTTTTAGAAGGCTTCCAGAAGGAGCAAATTCCGCTAGCTTCCTATATCAGCCGACCGGGTGGGGCCGAAGTGGTCAACCTGTTGCGGGTTGTGCGGGGAGAATGCACACCGCAACCCCCGGCCCTGTCCCTAGAAGGACTGCCAGACCGGCTGCTGTTTGCACAGTTACTTAAGCCTGGAGAGCGTTCAGCTGTCTTCCTTTCAGGCTCACATATTCAGTGGGCGTATGCACGGGAGCATCAGATTGCTTATGTCTACCTGGCTGTGCCTGCGCGCTATGGCACCGTTGAGATTGCCCGCATCGAGTTTCCTCAGTGGGTTGCAGAGCACACGGACTGGTTGGATCTGCTGCATGCCGTCTTGCTCAAAGAATGCGAAAAAGGCCAGGGCTACCCGATGGTGCTAGCGGAAGCGCACGAGCGGGCAATCATTCGCGGCGTCGATCGCGAAGCTTTTTATGACTTGATTGGCCGCCAGCTTTTGCAAAACGGCATGACCTTGGAAAGCTCCCGTAAACAGATGAGCAAGCGGCGGCCTGTGCTGTAACGTTACCAAACGCAAAAAAGCCCCATGCCCATAGGCGAAGTCATCGAGTCAAGTACCCGCCAATTCGTAGCCGAAGTGTATCGCGATCAAGCTCCCCCAGCTTTTGGCAGTTGGGTTTGCGTCGCGTTGCCTGAGGGGTGGAGGCTCTATGGACTGGTCAGCCACGTTGAGCTAGGCAGCACCGAACCAGGGCGACGGCCCATGGCGCTGGGGCGAACGCCAGAGGAACTGCGCCGGGAGATGCCTCATGT
This window encodes:
- the gmd gene encoding GDP-mannose 4,6-dehydratase; its protein translation is MKKALITGITGQDGSYLTEFLLEQGYEVHGIIRRTSTFNTDRIDHLYRDPHDPEARLFLHYGDLADGTGLRHILERVQPDEIYNLGAQSHVKVSFEQPEYTADIVATGTLRLLEAVRDFVRSSGKAVRFYQAGSSEMFGAAPPPQNEKTPFYPRSPYAAAKVAAYWYAVNYREAYGLFICNGILFNHESPRRGETFVTRKITRAAGRIKVGLQDRLFLGNLEARRDWGFAGDYVEAMWLMLQQDEPDDYVVATGESHSVREFLELAFDMLDLDWKKHVTIDPRYFRPTEVDYLLGDATKAREKLGWRPKVGFRELVRMMVEHDLELARQERTLKDAGHVIALRGMLND
- the wbaP gene encoding undecaprenyl-phosphate galactose phosphotransferase WbaP, which translates into the protein MPFWLEAVREEDRSLGENESLLQAGIVWDAREQQKSGRLFLHVGRKRAWDYHRRRLENAAVIALAEGLVLSAALLLAHALELWLNKSALFPRWAWGMPVLWWFVALALRLLPGWGLGAAEELRRLVMSLAMLFMSIMVFLFLARRSTSSARFLLSVGGVLAIVLVPMARYLARSVLIRFKRWGVATVIYGGNGMVERVIYALQKEPQLGYVPVGIFHLDQGLWGSKIKNIPVLGGVDANTAEAPIAVVALPGLPVSRLSMLLDGPLAIYKQVVLIPELVGVPSLWVRASNIGGTLALELTSNLLDPLAQGLKRLMDVVLLLSTLPIWLPLIGIIALLVWLEDRKAPFFTQERIGLEGRKFRVIKFRTMVPNAEAVLQHYLNNNPQARAEWMATFKLKNDPRITRIGRWLRRLSLDELPQLFNVLKGDMSLVGPRPLPAYHHHELPPQVQRLRLRVRPGVTGLWQVSGRSDTGNEGMARWDSFYVRNWSIWLDLVILMRTIPAVLRGHGAY
- the fcl gene encoding GDP-L-fucose synthase; this translates as MTKDSKIFIAGHRGLVGSAIVRKLQAAGYTHLITRTRNELDLRNQAAVERFFAETQPTYVFLAAARVGGILANSTYPADFIRDNLQIQTNVIDAAYRFGVKKLLFLGSSCIYPKHAPQPMKEEYLLTGALEPTNEWYAVAKIAGLKLCQAYRRQYGFNAICLMPTNLYGPGDNFDLETSHVLPALIRKFHEAKTQGAKQVVVWGTGTPRREFLHVDDLADACLFLMQHYNDEDIINVGTGKDISIRELAELIAEITGFSGEIVFDTSKPDGTPRKLLDVSRLWAMGWRPKIGLREGIEETYHWYVTHYAEKAMHV
- a CDS encoding capsule assembly Wzi family protein, yielding MGLINRLGIGILLIGVGCLPAKGQAISWEMAAATGLITSGGGALPLWLHANSWGSVDPAGTNGYLQLESSFQDSLRSSWSWEVGAQLVGRISPHRTLFFPVLYARFTGPFVRLQVGRYAYEIGETAGSLSMGSLGTGSNATPMPKVAVETPGFLAVPGTRGLLQIRAYLAHGWFDDPRHTRRPYLHEKFLYGRLDAGIWQLYGGLVHSAQWGGISPIYGRQPQGIDDWWRIFWGMSGAPDAPPADQIYYQGNHLGIWDVGAKGRLGAFALHVYRHFIFEDKDGLKLKNPGDGLLGVVLTMPWLPLHQLVYEYLYTKRQSGPIPPGPGRGGPGGQDNYYNHWLYRSGWTYYGRTLSNPLFFPHPNGQILNMNRIANNRIVAHHVALEGQFAKVVGYVCKVTYSRNYGTYRDRDAARAAGQTYFYEKGPRQWSWYAALWWTLRPQLTLQLAVAHDQGQVYPRSTGAQLALRRQLH